A stretch of Nitrospira sp. DNA encodes these proteins:
- the hpnD gene encoding presqualene diphosphate synthase HpnD, translated as MMTADEAQAYCTALTKQSGSNFYYSFLFLPKARRQAMYTVYAFCKAVDSAVDEPPPGSQPQEELARWRAELDAAYHGTPTWPITISLARHVKALGIPKVYFEELIKGVEMDLQNNRYLTFDELSLYCYRVASIVGLICLHIFGATSPRAQDYAVALGMAFQLTNILRDVGTDAEQNRIYLPLEDLKACQHSEKALRRRTYSPEFTRLMEFEAARAHQYYDKARAAYSGLSKQERRALTVAEIMRGVYARILKKLEDSGFQVFGPRIRLSTGHRLAIAAGIWVRARFS; from the coding sequence ATGATGACCGCCGATGAAGCCCAAGCCTATTGCACCGCGCTCACGAAACAGAGCGGCAGCAACTTCTACTACTCCTTCCTGTTCCTGCCCAAGGCCAGGCGCCAGGCCATGTACACGGTCTATGCCTTCTGCAAAGCCGTCGATAGCGCCGTGGACGAACCGCCGCCGGGGAGCCAGCCCCAGGAAGAGCTCGCCCGCTGGCGCGCAGAACTGGACGCCGCGTATCACGGCACGCCGACCTGGCCGATCACGATCAGCCTGGCCCGCCATGTCAAAGCGCTGGGCATTCCCAAGGTCTACTTCGAGGAGCTGATCAAGGGCGTGGAAATGGACCTGCAGAACAACCGCTATCTCACCTTCGACGAGCTGTCGCTGTACTGCTACCGCGTCGCCTCCATCGTCGGCTTGATTTGCCTCCACATCTTCGGCGCCACCTCGCCCCGCGCGCAAGACTATGCGGTGGCGCTGGGCATGGCGTTTCAATTGACCAATATCTTGCGCGACGTCGGGACCGACGCCGAGCAGAATCGCATCTACCTGCCGCTGGAAGATCTGAAAGCCTGCCAGCACTCGGAAAAAGCGCTGCGGCGCCGGACCTACTCGCCGGAATTCACGCGGCTGATGGAATTCGAAGCGGCCCGCGCGCACCAGTATTACGACAAAGCCCGCGCCGCCTATAGCGGGCTCTCCAAACAGGAACGGCGCGCGCTCACCGTGGCCGAAATCATGCGCGGTGTGTACGCCCGGATTCTCAAGAAGCTCGAAGACAGCGGCTTTCAGGTGTTTGGCCCCCGTATCCGTCTCTCGACCGGCCACCGGCTGGCCATCGCCGCAGGCATATGGGTGCGCGCTCGATTCTCGTGA
- a CDS encoding FAD-dependent oxidoreductase: protein MGARSILVTTPHTESVIILGRTLPGLIAAADLARQGYPVTLVEHPRWTSDSPSPAYLLGCHRRTWALLHSLHPQGSAYRDHALPLEFRLPDGRIVSYRSTSLPGSLHWIAGLVRFRGLSWQDRWQLLSYLERVWEQEAAVPTSLEQRTAAAWLTAIGQSQAACDAVWDPLVRFLTGNRLATLSAATFAQAVAQPFLSESSATQLTLLEGSLDDRIMAPLAAALAHSGVTVLPQRDLPYLHFERNAIAHVRLCDGTALQATWYLSALPHRHLLALLPDRLLTRYAYFSQVGELRNRHELTVEIRGPRHERAPRLLLLSGTSFERLTVTAAESESSTFRLTLTVDDTSAPPTDEVLFGLARKDLRSIMPAIPDTALFPISVQRRDQAMLSLTPGTALSRPIQRSPMHNLLVAGGWTDTGWPDHIESAVVSAHRCAEIITGAVG from the coding sequence ATGGGTGCGCGCTCGATTCTCGTGACCACACCGCACACAGAGTCCGTGATCATTCTCGGCCGCACCTTGCCGGGCTTGATCGCCGCCGCCGATTTAGCCCGGCAAGGCTATCCGGTCACCCTCGTCGAACATCCACGCTGGACCTCGGACTCGCCCTCCCCCGCCTATCTGCTCGGCTGCCATCGGCGGACATGGGCACTCCTCCACTCGCTTCACCCCCAGGGATCGGCATACCGTGATCACGCGCTCCCGCTGGAATTCCGGCTCCCTGACGGGCGCATCGTCTCATATCGGTCCACCTCCTTGCCGGGATCGCTCCATTGGATCGCCGGCCTCGTCCGGTTTCGTGGCTTATCCTGGCAGGATCGCTGGCAGTTGCTCTCCTATCTGGAACGGGTCTGGGAACAGGAGGCGGCCGTCCCGACCTCGCTGGAACAACGCACCGCCGCCGCCTGGCTGACCGCCATCGGGCAAAGCCAAGCCGCATGTGACGCCGTGTGGGATCCGCTCGTGCGATTCCTCACCGGCAACCGGCTGGCCACGCTTTCCGCCGCCACATTCGCTCAGGCCGTCGCACAACCATTCCTCAGCGAATCCAGCGCCACACAGCTCACGCTGCTCGAAGGCTCCCTCGACGACCGGATCATGGCACCACTCGCAGCCGCCCTGGCGCACAGCGGCGTCACCGTCCTGCCGCAGCGGGACCTGCCCTATCTTCACTTCGAGCGCAACGCCATCGCTCATGTGCGGCTGTGCGACGGCACCGCCCTGCAAGCCACGTGGTACCTCTCCGCGCTCCCTCACCGCCACCTGCTGGCGCTCCTTCCCGATCGGCTGCTCACCCGCTATGCCTACTTTTCACAGGTCGGCGAACTCCGAAACCGCCACGAATTGACGGTGGAGATCCGAGGGCCGCGGCACGAGCGGGCCCCCCGGCTCCTGCTGCTCTCCGGAACCTCATTCGAACGGCTCACCGTCACTGCGGCGGAATCGGAATCCTCCACCTTCAGATTGACGCTGACCGTTGATGACACCAGCGCCCCGCCAACAGACGAAGTCCTGTTTGGGCTCGCCAGGAAAGATCTGCGCAGCATCATGCCGGCCATCCCAGACACAGCCCTTTTCCCCATCTCCGTCCAGCGAAGGGACCAGGCCATGCTCTCACTCACACCGGGCACCGCGTTGTCGCGGCCGATTCAGCGCAGCCCTATGCATAATCTGCTGGTCGCCGGAGGATGGACGGACACCGGCTGGCCGGATCACATCGAAAGCGCCGTCGTCAGCGCGCACCGCTGCGCCGAGATCATTACCGGGGCGGTCGGTTGA